CTTGACAACGTGCGCTGCAGCCAGAATTTTAGACCGCGGGCACATTCCAAACCCGCCTTGTGACCCACGTCCGCCTCGCAGTATTGGACTTGCGCCCCCAGGCTTCGCAGCCGTTCGACGATGGCGCGCACCAGATGGATCGGGACGATTTCATCGCGGATCCCGTGTCCCACGAAAACAGGAAGCCCGGCGGCTTTGAAACTCGTATCTCTGGTCATGAATCCGGCCAGGGATACGATTGCCGCCGGTTTCCAATCCGTCAGGGCCGGAACGGCGAACGCCACGGCCGCCCCCTGGCTGAATCCCATGAGCACGACACAGTCGCGTTGGAGTTTGAACCGGCCATCGATGTCCACGATGGTGTGCTGCAGCGCTGAGACACTCGACACATAATCGGAGAGCCTCGGATCGTCGCTCGGGGTTTCCGCAGTCCAGCTGAAGCCGCCGGTGGGCGAAGGATACAGCCCGCGAAACGCGGCGATCCACCAGGTTTCCGGCAGGACCTTTTCGAAGACCCACATCCCTTTTTCGTCACCGGTCCAGCCATGCAGCATGATCACCAGCGGCTGTGTGGGGTCGCTTCCGGGACGGATGCGGTACAACAAGCCCGGCCCTTCGGGTTGGATCTGCTGAATTTTAGCCACGTCGATTCCTTTCAACGATTCGCTCCATGAGCCACAGCCATATGACGATCAAAACCACGGGCGCCAAACCTGCGAAGGTGCACAACAGCGACATGCGCAGTGCGCCCGCGCCATACACCCAACGGATGAGCCCGTTGCCCACGATGAGCAGGATCAACACGCCACCGAGGATCAATCGAGCCTGCGTCGTGTGGGCATAGCGACGCAGGTCGCGTTCCCTTCGATGTTTGTTCTGCTCTTGCCTCATGTCAATGTTTGTCTTCGTCTTCCGACAGCAACGCCTCAATGAGTGTGCGCGCATCCTGCAGCGGATCGTCAGGATGCGGCAGCGAATAATCGGACCTCACCCGGGTGGTCAATCGCGCCGCGGCTTGCTTCAACCGGTCGGGGACATCATCGGCTTGTTGGAACCATCGCAGCAGGCGATAGAAATTCGCCTGCGGTCGCACGCCGGTCTTCCGTTCTTGGAACACAGCCACCGCCATACCCGCCGCCCGCCGCGCACAAACGCGGGCGCGGCCTTCCCTGCCCCGACGCCGGGACTCTTCTGCGAGGTCCATTTCCCGTTCGATTTCGGCGAGTGTTTCCTGGAATTCCACAATCCCCATGCTACCACAATCAACGAGCCTGGAATCAACAATGCCGGCATTATCCGTGGTAGCGCAACTTCACCAGCTCTGATGGTATCATTTAAGGGTTAACAATGTTGACGCGAGTCCAGGAGGCGTGAATGCGGTTCGAAGGTAAAGTTGCATTGGTAACGGGTTCGGGAAGAGGAATCGGGCGAACGATTGCGCTGCGTTTTGCAGAAGAGGGCGCAGATCTCGTGGTGAATTTCTTTCGCAATCGAGATCCGGCCGAAGAGACGGCCGAAGCCATTCGCGCTCTGGGTCGTAAAGCCATCGTCGTGAAAGCCAACATCGGCGAGATCGAGGGAATCGACCAGCTCTTCGATACCGTCGAAGCGGAATACGGCGGATTGGACATCTTCGTCTCCAACGCCGCATCGGGGTACAACCGGCCGGTTCTGCAGCAAAAACCAAAAGGCTGGGACTGGACGATGAACATCAATGCCCGCGCCCTGCTTTTCGGCGGCCAACGCGCCGCTCCGCTGATGGAATCCCGGGGCGGTGGGCACATCGTCGCCATCAGCAGCCCCGGCTCGTTCCGCGTGCTGCCGGACTACGTCGTCGTCGGCGCCAGCAAAGCCGCCCTCGAAGCTTTGACGCGTTACCTGGCTGTGGAGTTATCCCCGCTGGGCATCGTGGTCAATGCAATATCCCCGGGTATCGTCGAGACCGACGCCTTGCAGCATTTCGATGTGCTCAAAGATAACACCGTGATTCCGCAGGCGATCGAAGCGACGCCCGCCGGCCGGCTGGTGACCCCGGAAGACGTCGCCGGGCTGGTCGCATTTCTGTGCAGCGAAGAGGCGAGCATGATCCGCGGTCAGGTCATTCTGATCGACGGCGGATCGACGCTGCCCGTCCATGGGGTTAAATTCGAACTGCCGGAAGAGTGAAACCCGTAGTGGTTTTACAGCGATACTGCAGACGTGTCCCTGGAGATGTGTTCCAGGAATTCGTTGCGCGTGAGCTCGTTCGTCTGGAACGAACCCGTCATCGCGCTGGTGACCATACGTGCGCTGGATTTTTTCACGCCACGGATTTTCGAGCACAAATGCAGTCCTTCCACCACCACGGCGACACCCTGGGGATGGATGGCGGCTTCGAGGAAATCCGCGATCTGCCGCGTCATGCGCTCCTGCACCTGCAGGCGTCGGGCGAACAGGTCCACCACGCGAGGGATTTTCGACAGGCCAATTACTTTATCGGTCGGAAGATAGGCGACGTGCGCCCGTCCGAGGAAGGGAAGCAGGTGATGCTCGCACATCGAATAGTATTCGATGTCCTTGACGATGACCATCTGGTCGTACTCGACGTCGAACACGGCTTCGTTGATCAGGGCATACGGATCGACGCGATACCCCGCCAGGAGCTCGTCCCACATACGCGCCACGCGTTCCGGCGTACGCTCCAAACCCTCCCGGCAGGCGTCCTCGCCGAAAGCAGTGAGCAACGTTCGCACCGCTTCTTCAATTTCCGGTTTGGCAATTCCGACTCCACTCAATAATTCAGCAGCAGCCTCGATATCGTGCATGGGATCCTCCCGAATTTACCTACGCTGAATACTACCACATCTGACGGCCGTCAAACGGCGGTACAATATCGTCCGAGGCGACCCGCATTCAAACGATCAAACGGAGAAGTCGATGGAAGAAGACCGCATCCTGATCAAAGACCTGCTCCTGCGCGGTATCATCGGCATCAACGATTGGGAGCGTGAGAAGCGCCAGGACATCCTGATCAACGTCATGCTGTTCGGCGATCTGCGCCCGGCCGGCGAGAGCGACGAGATCGCCGATTCGATCAACTACCGCACGATCACCAAACAGATCATCCAACACGTCGAGACGAGCCAGCGCTTCACCGTCGAAGCGCTGGCGGCCGACGTCGCCCGCATCTGCCTGGAAGCGGACGGCGTGGAGCGCGTCCGCGTGCGCCTCGAAAAACCGGGCGCCCTGCGCTTCGCCCGCTCCGTCGGAGTCGAGATCGAACGGC
The nucleotide sequence above comes from Anaerolineales bacterium. Encoded proteins:
- the fabL gene encoding enoyl-[acyl-carrier-protein] reductase FabL, with the translated sequence MRFEGKVALVTGSGRGIGRTIALRFAEEGADLVVNFFRNRDPAEETAEAIRALGRKAIVVKANIGEIEGIDQLFDTVEAEYGGLDIFVSNAASGYNRPVLQQKPKGWDWTMNINARALLFGGQRAAPLMESRGGGHIVAISSPGSFRVLPDYVVVGASKAALEALTRYLAVELSPLGIVVNAISPGIVETDALQHFDVLKDNTVIPQAIEATPAGRLVTPEDVAGLVAFLCSEEASMIRGQVILIDGGSTLPVHGVKFELPEE
- the folE gene encoding GTP cyclohydrolase I FolE — translated: MHDIEAAAELLSGVGIAKPEIEEAVRTLLTAFGEDACREGLERTPERVARMWDELLAGYRVDPYALINEAVFDVEYDQMVIVKDIEYYSMCEHHLLPFLGRAHVAYLPTDKVIGLSKIPRVVDLFARRLQVQERMTRQIADFLEAAIHPQGVAVVVEGLHLCSKIRGVKKSSARMVTSAMTGSFQTNELTRNEFLEHISRDTSAVSL
- a CDS encoding dihydroneopterin aldolase translates to MEEDRILIKDLLLRGIIGINDWEREKRQDILINVMLFGDLRPAGESDEIADSINYRTITKQIIQHVETSQRFTVEALAADVARICLEADGVERVRVRLEKPGALRFARSVGVEIERRRGDFPSS